The following are encoded together in the Flavihumibacter fluvii genome:
- a CDS encoding DUF4382 domain-containing protein, producing the protein MPKTARLEIRLTDAPTESVREVWVDIKDIQINTGDTAAWTSVPNIHQGIYNLMDLTNGRDTLLADADIPAGRLNQLRLILGDNNYIITNDGQKEMLNTPSAQESGLKLLVQTDLTGGMLYRLVLDFDAAKSIVTAGNSGNYILKPVIRVLSFAPSGGIVIGFVAPDTIHTSVFAIMGTDTISSTSTFDGNYQFKDIKAGSYALSFYPDTDSFHTATKNIEVTLGQTTIVDTVQLEHK; encoded by the coding sequence ATGCCAAAAACTGCAAGGCTGGAAATCCGGTTAACGGATGCCCCCACCGAATCAGTTCGTGAAGTATGGGTCGATATAAAGGATATACAAATCAACACCGGTGATACCGCAGCATGGACATCAGTCCCAAATATTCACCAGGGTATTTATAACCTGATGGACCTTACAAATGGCAGGGATACTTTATTGGCTGATGCTGACATACCCGCAGGTCGTCTCAATCAGTTGCGCCTTATCCTCGGTGATAATAATTATATTATAACCAATGATGGTCAAAAAGAAATGCTGAATACCCCAAGTGCCCAGGAATCCGGTTTAAAGCTACTGGTTCAGACTGACCTCACTGGTGGAATGCTTTACAGGCTAGTCCTTGATTTTGATGCTGCAAAATCTATCGTTACAGCAGGCAATAGTGGCAATTACATTTTAAAACCAGTTATCCGGGTATTATCGTTTGCACCATCCGGCGGAATTGTAATTGGTTTTGTTGCACCAGACACCATCCACACTTCCGTTTTCGCAATAATGGGAACTGATACCATTTCATCTACTTCTACCTTTGATGGCAATTACCAGTTCAAGGATATTAAAGCCGGTTCATATGCCTTGTCTTTTTATCCCGATACTGACTCTTTCCATACAGCAACGAAAAACATAGAAGTAACATTAGGACAAACCACGATAGTTGATACTGTTCAACTGGAACATAAATAA
- a CDS encoding NAD(P) transhydrogenase subunit alpha yields the protein MESLLEKIATHQEYIYIVVLMIFLGIEVIGRVPSVLHTPLMSGANAIHGVVIIGAIIVMGKAGSGNYFALALGFLAVILGTINVVGGFVVTDRMLEMFRHKKPPQQ from the coding sequence ATGGAAAGTTTATTGGAAAAAATAGCAACACACCAGGAATATATATATATCGTTGTTTTGATGATTTTCCTGGGTATTGAAGTAATTGGCAGAGTGCCGAGTGTATTACATACCCCGTTAATGAGCGGGGCAAATGCAATTCATGGTGTGGTAATCATTGGGGCAATCATAGTAATGGGTAAAGCCGGCTCAGGAAATTATTTTGCCTTAGCCCTGGGTTTTCTGGCTGTCATACTTGGTACCATTAATGTGGTAGGTGGATTTGTGGTAACAGATCGCATGCTGGAAATGTTCAGGCATAAAAAACCGCCACAGCAATAA
- a CDS encoding dihydrofolate reductase — protein sequence MTINLVVAASENNVIGKNNQLLWSLPNDMKFFKNTTWAMPVIMGRKTFQSMGKALNGRTNIVITSKADFTAPGIIVVNSLEAAIEAARQTDALEAYIIGGGEIYRQSLPLCHRVYLTRVHTTIDGDTFFPVLPPAEWMLHSVLHFPADDKHAYAYSFEVWDKNPQ from the coding sequence TTGACAATCAATCTAGTCGTAGCAGCAAGTGAGAATAATGTGATTGGTAAAAACAACCAGCTTTTGTGGAGTTTACCAAATGATATGAAGTTTTTTAAGAACACCACCTGGGCGATGCCTGTCATCATGGGCCGGAAGACTTTCCAGAGTATGGGCAAGGCTTTAAACGGGCGGACAAATATTGTGATCACCTCAAAAGCAGATTTCACAGCGCCTGGTATCATAGTTGTGAATAGTCTGGAGGCGGCCATAGAGGCCGCACGCCAAACAGATGCACTGGAAGCCTATATTATTGGAGGCGGAGAAATATACCGGCAGTCATTGCCTTTATGCCACCGGGTATATCTCACCCGTGTACATACGACCATTGACGGGGATACATTTTTCCCGGTCTTACCCCCGGCAGAATGGATGCTTCATTCCGTGTTGCATTTTCCGGCTGATGATAAACATGCATATGCTTATAGCTTTGAAGTTTGGGATAAAAATCCGCAGTAA
- a CDS encoding LysM peptidoglycan-binding domain-containing protein — translation MSQKPMLWFFLVFVSFPVLAQPNLEVQGTTPTLYLMHKVQAKETWYGIGRMYNLSPKEIAPFNKTDINKGLVIGDGLKIPLVPANFSQDGNKASDEVLVPVYHKVGEGEWMFRVSTNHNKVPVDQLEKWNKISSSQVKAGLKLIVGYLKVKKDQSALAGSSITDIAVSPKAPVEPPKELKPITSTVDPKQPVTKAEPAPPLKKADLPVSEVAMNPASIDFNGGYFKSQYESNGKSAKGTATIFRSTSGWKDGKYYALMDNVPVGTIVLVSNPSSGKFIYAKILGNLSDIRENAGLIVRISNAAAAELGVGEGKFNADLKY, via the coding sequence ATGTCACAAAAGCCAATGCTGTGGTTTTTTCTAGTATTCGTTTCATTCCCGGTTTTAGCCCAGCCCAATTTGGAGGTTCAGGGCACTACTCCCACGCTTTACCTGATGCATAAAGTACAAGCCAAGGAAACGTGGTACGGTATCGGCAGGATGTACAACCTTAGTCCAAAAGAAATTGCTCCCTTCAATAAAACAGATATTAATAAAGGGCTTGTCATCGGAGATGGCCTTAAGATACCCCTTGTGCCTGCCAATTTTTCACAGGATGGTAATAAAGCCAGTGACGAAGTATTAGTGCCGGTTTACCATAAAGTTGGCGAAGGAGAGTGGATGTTCAGGGTAAGTACTAACCATAATAAAGTCCCTGTTGATCAATTGGAAAAATGGAACAAGATCAGCAGTAGCCAGGTTAAGGCCGGTCTTAAACTGATAGTGGGGTATCTTAAAGTTAAAAAGGACCAAAGTGCACTAGCAGGATCTTCAATTACAGATATTGCTGTTTCCCCAAAAGCACCTGTTGAGCCACCTAAAGAACTGAAACCTATTACTTCAACGGTTGATCCCAAACAGCCGGTTACAAAAGCAGAACCTGCACCACCATTAAAGAAAGCGGATTTGCCTGTTTCAGAAGTTGCAATGAATCCGGCTTCGATTGACTTCAATGGCGGGTATTTCAAATCACAATACGAATCCAATGGAAAATCAGCTAAAGGTACTGCGACGATTTTTCGCAGTACAAGTGGATGGAAAGATGGTAAGTATTATGCATTAATGGATAATGTTCCTGTAGGTACCATTGTGCTTGTTTCCAATCCTTCATCTGGCAAGTTTATATATGCCAAAATATTGGGAAATCTTTCTGATATCCGTGAAAATGCCGGGTTGATTGTTAGGATCAGCAATGCTGCAGCAGCTGAGTTGGGGGTTGGTGAAGGGAAATTCAATGCTGACCTGAAATACTAG
- a CDS encoding Re/Si-specific NAD(P)(+) transhydrogenase subunit alpha, whose amino-acid sequence MTIGVLKEPSFETRVSLLPESIASLCKKGHQLLVENEAGLNAFATDEHYQNAGARIVSRNEVYSADAILAIHPPIEGTIKMKAGSVLVGVFQPLFRHPLMKEWAAAGITCFSLDMLPRTSRAQSMDVLSSQANIAGYKAVLMAAFTYSRYLPMFMTAAGSIPPAKVLVLGAGVAGLQAVATARRLGAIVEVFDTRPAVKEEVMSLGAKFIEVEGAADASNAGGYAVEQDATFRQKQQQRITESIARADIVITTAQIPGKQAPVLVNTAMIESMRAGSIIIDLAAGTGGNTSLSRNDETVIHHGVTIIGNSNLPATMPSDASKLYGRNLVAFLQLLTGSDGELVLNWEDDLVKGSCIIHDKEIVHAGVKSLAI is encoded by the coding sequence ATGACCATTGGCGTATTAAAGGAACCTTCATTTGAAACAAGAGTATCCCTATTACCAGAATCTATTGCTTCGCTCTGTAAAAAAGGCCACCAGCTATTGGTGGAAAATGAGGCCGGCCTGAATGCCTTTGCAACTGATGAACATTACCAGAATGCGGGGGCAAGGATCGTTTCCAGGAATGAGGTTTATTCTGCTGATGCCATATTGGCCATACATCCTCCAATTGAAGGCACAATAAAAATGAAGGCAGGTTCCGTTTTAGTCGGCGTATTTCAACCATTGTTCCGGCATCCCCTGATGAAAGAGTGGGCTGCGGCGGGTATTACCTGTTTCAGCCTGGATATGTTACCCCGTACCTCACGCGCCCAAAGTATGGATGTATTAAGTTCACAGGCGAATATTGCAGGATATAAAGCCGTATTGATGGCAGCGTTTACTTATTCCCGTTATCTGCCCATGTTTATGACAGCAGCGGGAAGTATCCCGCCGGCAAAAGTATTGGTATTGGGGGCAGGGGTTGCCGGTTTGCAGGCTGTAGCTACAGCCAGAAGGCTGGGCGCCATTGTAGAAGTATTTGATACGCGGCCGGCTGTTAAAGAAGAGGTGATGAGCCTTGGCGCCAAATTTATCGAAGTTGAAGGCGCTGCTGATGCCAGTAATGCTGGAGGTTATGCAGTAGAGCAGGATGCTACATTCAGGCAGAAGCAACAACAACGCATAACCGAAAGCATCGCCAGGGCGGATATTGTTATCACTACCGCCCAGATACCTGGAAAGCAGGCGCCGGTACTGGTGAATACCGCAATGATTGAATCGATGCGCGCAGGTTCCATCATCATCGATCTGGCAGCGGGCACCGGTGGAAATACCTCCCTCTCCAGGAACGATGAAACGGTAATACACCATGGAGTAACAATAATCGGGAATTCTAATTTGCCCGCCACTATGCCATCGGATGCGAGTAAATTATATGGCAGGAACCTGGTGGCTTTCCTGCAATTACTCACGGGCAGTGATGGGGAACTGGTATTGAACTGGGAAGATGACCTGGTAAAAGGGTCATGTATAATACACGATAAAGAAATTGTTCACGCCGGGGTTAAATCGCTGGCAATATAA
- a CDS encoding DinB family protein yields the protein MLIDILRTMFRRDLKKLKSELESYNQEENIWRCERGITNSGGNLCLHLIGNLNTYIGAEMGKTSYVRNRDAEFSLKDIPREVLLKSIDDTIEVVDKALQLLTVEDLDKEYPQVVFEKGMTVEYFLVHLAVHLSYHLGQINYHRRLLDVATSPA from the coding sequence ATGTTAATTGACATTTTACGCACGATGTTCCGGCGCGATCTCAAAAAGTTGAAATCCGAATTGGAGAGCTACAACCAGGAAGAAAATATCTGGCGTTGCGAAAGGGGTATCACCAACTCCGGGGGTAATTTATGTTTACACCTGATTGGTAACCTGAATACCTATATTGGTGCGGAGATGGGTAAAACTTCCTATGTGCGTAACCGTGATGCCGAGTTTTCCCTTAAAGATATTCCAAGGGAAGTTTTGCTGAAAAGTATTGATGATACCATTGAAGTAGTGGATAAAGCCTTACAGCTTCTTACAGTTGAAGACCTGGATAAAGAATACCCCCAGGTAGTATTTGAAAAGGGAATGACTGTAGAATACTTCCTCGTGCATCTGGCGGTCCATTTGTCTTATCACCTGGGGCAAATCAATTACCACCGCAGGTTATTGGATGTCGCAACCAGCCCTGCATAA
- a CDS encoding NAD(P)(+) transhydrogenase (Re/Si-specific) subunit beta, whose product MAFSFLTIIYLFASVTFILGLKLLSHPASARRGNLIAAGGMVLAIAGTIFLYKDDEGKSLGNFGWIFGGLVIGSVVGTIAARRVKMTAMPEMVSLFNGMGGACAALISIVEFNRLAHHIHRSKDIQLTDIFPSVQAYTNWTGEMLIILAGLVIGAVSFSGSVIAWGKLNGKIRDYSFKGQHLFNIGVLLVILAMSSWMIGVFENANVAVFFLILVLSLVYGVFFVLPIGGADMPVVISLLNSFTGVAAACGGFLYNNKAMLTGGILVGAAGTLLTILMCRAMNRSLINVLIGSFGATAMQGAIRQQQGNYKEISLPDAAMVLSYAHKVMIVPGYGLAVAQAQHACHELEKLLSARGVDVKYAIHPVAGRMPGHMNVLLAEADVDYEQLLEMEQANDEFPATDVVLVLGANDVVNPAAKSDTSSPIYGMPILDVELAKSCIVNKRSMKPGYAGIENELFFRPKTSMMFGDAKKVLQDLVNEIKNL is encoded by the coding sequence ATGGCCTTTTCCTTTTTAACCATTATCTACCTGTTTGCTTCCGTGACATTTATCCTTGGGTTGAAATTGTTATCCCATCCGGCTTCAGCCAGAAGGGGTAACCTGATCGCAGCCGGCGGTATGGTCCTGGCCATTGCAGGCACTATCTTCCTTTATAAGGATGATGAAGGGAAATCATTGGGGAACTTTGGCTGGATATTTGGTGGCCTGGTCATTGGATCAGTGGTTGGCACAATTGCAGCGAGGCGGGTGAAAATGACCGCTATGCCCGAAATGGTGAGTCTTTTTAATGGAATGGGTGGTGCCTGCGCGGCCCTGATCTCTATCGTAGAGTTCAATCGCCTCGCCCATCACATTCATAGAAGTAAGGATATCCAACTCACAGATATATTTCCTTCCGTACAGGCTTATACAAACTGGACCGGTGAAATGCTGATTATTTTAGCCGGACTGGTTATAGGGGCTGTATCCTTTTCAGGAAGTGTTATTGCCTGGGGTAAACTGAATGGTAAGATCCGTGACTATTCATTTAAAGGCCAGCATTTATTTAACATTGGAGTTTTATTGGTCATCCTTGCAATGTCTTCCTGGATGATTGGCGTATTTGAAAATGCAAATGTTGCTGTTTTCTTCCTGATCCTGGTATTGTCCCTGGTATATGGGGTGTTTTTTGTTTTGCCTATAGGTGGCGCAGATATGCCGGTCGTGATTTCCTTGCTTAATTCATTTACTGGTGTGGCGGCAGCCTGTGGTGGATTCCTTTATAATAACAAAGCCATGCTCACTGGTGGGATACTTGTGGGGGCAGCCGGAACCCTGCTGACAATTTTGATGTGCCGCGCCATGAATCGTTCGTTAATAAATGTTTTGATCGGATCCTTCGGTGCAACTGCAATGCAAGGGGCTATAAGACAGCAGCAGGGAAATTATAAGGAGATCAGTTTGCCTGATGCGGCCATGGTATTGAGTTATGCTCATAAAGTGATGATCGTGCCAGGATATGGATTGGCTGTGGCCCAGGCGCAGCATGCCTGCCATGAGTTAGAGAAATTATTATCTGCCAGGGGTGTTGACGTGAAGTATGCGATCCATCCTGTTGCCGGAAGGATGCCCGGACACATGAATGTTTTATTGGCTGAAGCAGATGTCGATTATGAACAGTTGCTTGAAATGGAACAGGCTAATGATGAATTTCCTGCAACAGATGTCGTCCTGGTATTGGGTGCCAATGATGTGGTGAACCCTGCAGCAAAATCGGACACCAGTTCTCCAATATATGGTATGCCCATTTTAGATGTGGAACTTGCTAAATCCTGTATTGTCAATAAACGCAGCATGAAGCCTGGTTACGCTGGCATTGAAAATGAACTTTTCTTCCGGCCCAAAACTTCCATGATGTTTGGGGATGCAAAAAAAGTATTGCAAGACCTTGTTAATGAAATAAAAAATCTATAA
- a CDS encoding methyltransferase RsmF C-terminal domain-like protein, with product MTLPAHIIKAFRNAPGFDEAAFCRVHESGDQVVSVRLNPAKLPDPAALNFHLGAKVPWTSSGYYLSERPFFTFEPLLHAGAFYVQEASSMFLEQALEQTCDLSTPLVALDLCAAPGGKSTHLLSLLPAESVLVSNEVIRSRSSILEENLVKWGAANSIITNNDPRDFSAIGAIFDLIVIDAPCSGSGMFRKDPDSTNGWSEDLVKLCSQRQQRIIADVWPALKEGGTLIYSTCSYSVEEDELIADWIVGELQANTIPIQTVVDWSIVGSKSPVHQAAGYRFYPNKVKGEGFYLAAFRKSTVADPPPKHKSKPNWEPVPKNIREGIQRWLNTDELVLVNSNDNLLALPVATEKCLQQLRSLYIRKAGVSLGKWAGKDLVPDHALALSHLLANKFPVLSVNREQALNYLRKEEVNASETPKGWATVQFGGHILGWIKQLGNRSNNYYPRDWRILKPA from the coding sequence TTGACCTTACCCGCGCATATTATTAAGGCTTTTAGAAATGCACCAGGTTTTGACGAAGCTGCATTTTGCCGTGTACATGAAAGTGGTGACCAGGTGGTATCCGTTCGATTGAATCCCGCAAAATTACCTGATCCGGCAGCATTGAATTTTCATTTAGGAGCAAAAGTTCCATGGACTTCATCGGGGTACTATTTATCGGAGCGTCCATTCTTCACTTTTGAGCCATTACTGCATGCAGGTGCATTTTATGTTCAGGAAGCGAGCAGTATGTTCCTGGAGCAGGCACTTGAACAAACCTGTGATCTCTCCACTCCATTGGTAGCGCTTGACCTTTGTGCAGCTCCGGGTGGTAAATCAACGCACCTGTTATCCTTATTGCCAGCGGAAAGCGTGCTGGTAAGCAATGAAGTGATTCGTTCAAGATCCTCCATCCTGGAAGAAAACCTGGTAAAATGGGGTGCTGCCAATTCTATCATTACCAATAATGATCCACGTGATTTTTCGGCTATCGGGGCAATTTTTGACCTGATTGTTATTGATGCACCCTGCAGCGGGTCTGGCATGTTTCGAAAAGACCCGGATTCAACAAATGGATGGAGTGAAGATCTGGTAAAACTATGCAGCCAGCGCCAGCAGCGGATCATTGCTGATGTTTGGCCGGCATTAAAGGAGGGCGGGACGTTGATCTATTCAACCTGCTCTTATTCTGTAGAAGAAGATGAGCTGATAGCGGATTGGATTGTAGGGGAATTGCAGGCGAATACAATCCCCATCCAAACTGTTGTTGATTGGAGTATTGTCGGGTCAAAGAGCCCTGTTCACCAGGCTGCAGGGTATCGGTTTTATCCCAATAAAGTAAAGGGTGAAGGATTTTACCTGGCGGCTTTCAGGAAGTCCACTGTGGCTGACCCTCCACCCAAGCATAAATCAAAACCGAATTGGGAGCCGGTACCGAAGAATATCAGAGAAGGAATACAGCGCTGGTTAAATACAGATGAGCTGGTGTTGGTGAATAGTAATGATAACTTACTGGCTTTGCCGGTAGCTACTGAGAAATGCCTGCAGCAACTCCGGTCTTTATATATCCGGAAAGCGGGAGTAAGCCTGGGTAAATGGGCAGGTAAGGACCTTGTTCCGGATCATGCGCTTGCATTGAGCCATCTTCTGGCCAATAAATTCCCGGTGCTTTCTGTGAACCGCGAACAGGCACTGAATTACCTTAGAAAAGAAGAAGTAAATGCGTCCGAAACGCCTAAAGGCTGGGCTACCGTTCAGTTTGGGGGCCATATATTAGGATGGATCAAGCAGCTGGGAAACCGCTCGAATAACTATTATCCCAGGGATTGGCGCATCCTGAAACCGGCTTAA
- a CDS encoding GAF domain-containing protein → MAEDLVIAKGTREEQYAALIPQIKGLIEGETNLVANLANIAAALKEQFGWFWVGFYLVSENELVLGPFQGPVACTRIKKGRGVCGSSWEQEKTLIVPDVEKFPGHIACSSLSRSEIVVPMKNNGKIYGVLDVDSEHLDQFSSIDQIYLEQILAMINPAPGQPHPGIEAIA, encoded by the coding sequence ATGGCAGAAGACCTTGTAATCGCGAAGGGGACGCGCGAAGAACAATACGCGGCCCTGATCCCACAAATAAAGGGCCTGATCGAAGGCGAAACAAACCTGGTTGCCAACCTGGCAAATATTGCCGCAGCCCTTAAAGAACAATTTGGCTGGTTTTGGGTAGGTTTCTACCTGGTCTCCGAAAATGAGTTGGTTTTAGGACCATTTCAGGGACCCGTTGCCTGCACCCGCATCAAAAAAGGCCGGGGTGTTTGTGGCAGCAGTTGGGAACAGGAAAAAACCCTTATTGTGCCGGATGTGGAAAAATTTCCCGGACATATCGCCTGTAGCAGCCTGTCGCGCTCAGAAATTGTAGTGCCCATGAAAAACAACGGCAAAATTTACGGGGTACTGGATGTTGACAGTGAACACCTGGACCAATTCTCTTCAATCGACCAGATTTACCTGGAACAGATTTTGGCAATGATCAATCCAGCACCCGGACAACCACACCCTGGCATTGAAGCCATTGCATGA
- a CDS encoding O-methyltransferase: protein MSARPYTFFPLALRYLRYYLGAMNGSGHGIHSPFVYAFVRNVLMDRSSNKNFGRIEKMRQQLQKDVRMIKLTDFGAGSAKQDTKEKSIGQIARSAAKSPRLAQLLFRSVQYFNASTIVELGSSLGLTTAYLASANKNGIVYSLEGDPELAQAAAQNLAGLGLHNAHIIPGNFDNTLQPLLDKLSKADLVYIDGNHRLEPTLRYFEQALAVANEQTVIILDDIHWSGEMEAAWKAIQAHPKVTTTIDLFFLGYVFMRPEFKERQHFPIRF, encoded by the coding sequence ATGTCTGCCCGCCCGTATACTTTTTTTCCCCTTGCCCTTCGCTACCTGCGGTATTACCTGGGGGCCATGAATGGCAGCGGTCATGGGATCCATTCTCCTTTTGTTTATGCGTTTGTGCGCAATGTTTTGATGGACCGAAGCAGTAACAAAAACTTTGGTCGGATCGAAAAAATGCGGCAACAGTTACAAAAAGATGTCCGCATGATTAAGCTCACTGATTTTGGTGCCGGATCAGCTAAGCAGGATACTAAGGAAAAATCCATAGGGCAGATTGCCCGGTCTGCAGCCAAGTCGCCACGCCTTGCGCAGCTATTATTCCGGAGTGTTCAATATTTTAATGCTTCTACAATTGTTGAATTGGGCAGTTCCCTTGGATTGACCACAGCCTACCTGGCTTCAGCCAATAAAAATGGCATCGTATATAGCCTGGAAGGAGATCCGGAACTGGCCCAGGCTGCTGCTCAAAACCTGGCCGGGCTCGGGTTGCACAATGCACACATCATTCCCGGAAATTTTGATAACACCCTGCAACCCCTGCTGGACAAATTATCTAAAGCGGACCTGGTATATATTGATGGGAACCACCGACTGGAGCCTACACTCCGTTATTTTGAGCAGGCTTTGGCTGTGGCAAATGAGCAAACTGTGATAATCCTGGATGATATCCACTGGAGCGGTGAGATGGAAGCTGCCTGGAAAGCCATACAAGCCCATCCCAAAGTTACCACCACGATCGACCTTTTTTTCCTGGGCTATGTGTTTATGCGGCCTGAATTTAAGGAACGCCAGCATTTTCCCATCCGGTTCTGA
- a CDS encoding thymidylate synthase: MQQYQQLLQHILNHGVEKSDRTGTGTISCFGYQMRFDLQKGFPLVTTKKVHLKSIIYELLWFLQGSTNIAYLKEHGVKIWDEWADENGDLGPVYGKQWRSWEGKDGKVVDQISDVIGQLKANPDSRRMIVSAWNVAELPEMHLMPCHSLFQFYVANGKLSCQLYQRSADVFLGVPFNIASYALLTMMMAQVCGLKAGEFIHSFGDVHIYSNHLEQVKLQLSRTPFDLPIMQLNPAVQDIFSFRYEDFELLNYTAHPAIKAPVAV; encoded by the coding sequence ATGCAACAATACCAGCAATTATTGCAACATATTTTGAATCATGGGGTTGAAAAATCAGATCGAACGGGCACCGGCACGATAAGTTGTTTTGGTTACCAGATGCGATTTGACCTGCAGAAGGGCTTTCCTCTTGTGACAACCAAAAAAGTACACCTTAAAAGTATTATTTATGAGTTGCTCTGGTTTTTGCAGGGTTCAACAAATATTGCCTACCTCAAAGAGCATGGGGTGAAGATTTGGGACGAATGGGCGGATGAAAATGGCGACCTGGGGCCGGTTTATGGCAAGCAATGGCGCAGTTGGGAAGGAAAGGATGGGAAGGTGGTCGACCAGATATCAGATGTCATCGGGCAATTAAAAGCCAACCCGGATAGCCGCAGGATGATCGTAAGTGCGTGGAACGTAGCTGAATTACCGGAAATGCACCTGATGCCATGTCACTCGCTATTCCAGTTTTATGTGGCCAACGGAAAACTCAGTTGCCAGTTATACCAGCGTTCTGCGGATGTGTTTTTAGGTGTACCCTTTAATATTGCCTCCTATGCATTGCTAACGATGATGATGGCGCAGGTTTGCGGATTGAAGGCAGGTGAGTTTATCCATAGTTTTGGCGATGTGCATATTTACAGCAATCATCTGGAGCAGGTAAAATTGCAATTGAGCAGGACGCCGTTTGACCTGCCCATTATGCAACTGAATCCGGCAGTTCAGGATATATTTAGTTTCAGGTATGAAGATTTTGAATTGCTCAATTATACCGCGCATCCGGCGATAAAAGCTCCGGTAGCTGTCTAG
- a CDS encoding VOC family protein — translation MARLNPYMSMPGKCREMMTFYAECLDAKVNFQTVAESPVACQMPAQYKDQILHSVLEKGELVIMASDMSKTASISGNTVQLCVNCTSVEEINGFFNKLREGGTVDEELQTMFWGGLFGALTDKFGVHWMFNYEAKE, via the coding sequence ATGGCCAGATTAAATCCTTACATGAGTATGCCGGGAAAATGTCGTGAAATGATGACATTTTATGCCGAATGCCTTGATGCCAAAGTGAATTTCCAAACTGTGGCTGAATCTCCGGTAGCCTGCCAGATGCCAGCACAATACAAGGACCAGATTTTACATTCAGTCCTTGAAAAAGGGGAACTCGTTATAATGGCTTCTGATATGAGTAAGACGGCCAGTATTTCCGGTAATACGGTTCAGTTATGTGTGAATTGCACGAGTGTTGAGGAAATTAACGGTTTTTTCAATAAGCTTCGTGAAGGGGGAACAGTTGATGAGGAACTGCAGACTATGTTCTGGGGCGGTTTGTTTGGTGCACTTACGGATAAGTTTGGTGTTCACTGGATGTTTAATTATGAAGCCAAAGAGTGA